One Myxococcus stipitatus DNA segment encodes these proteins:
- a CDS encoding cysteine hydrolase family protein, which translates to MARARRGTGPRPVSGADSALLIIDVINDLAFPGGERVLPWALRMVDRLAPLARRLRRAGLPVIYVNDNFNHWRSDFRDVFRHCTRAGSRGRPVARALAPHASDYFVLKPKHSAFFSTSLVPLLEHLGTKRLLMAGIATNLCVFFSAHDAHMLEYDITVLSDCCCAESDADHDLALDQLQRFLGVKVCRADQVRTRSTRRPRRPRGGRA; encoded by the coding sequence GTGGCGAGGGCTCGGAGGGGGACGGGGCCGAGGCCGGTCAGCGGAGCGGACTCGGCGCTGCTCATCATCGACGTCATCAACGACCTGGCGTTCCCCGGGGGCGAGCGGGTGCTCCCCTGGGCGCTGCGCATGGTGGACCGGCTGGCGCCCCTCGCGCGGCGGCTGCGGCGCGCGGGCCTCCCGGTCATCTACGTCAACGACAACTTCAACCACTGGCGCAGCGATTTCCGGGACGTGTTCCGGCACTGCACCCGGGCCGGCAGCCGTGGGCGCCCGGTGGCCAGGGCGCTCGCGCCGCATGCCTCCGACTACTTCGTCCTCAAGCCCAAGCACTCGGCCTTCTTCTCCACGTCGCTCGTGCCGCTGCTGGAGCACCTGGGGACGAAGCGGCTGTTGATGGCGGGGATCGCCACCAACCTGTGTGTCTTCTTCAGCGCCCATGACGCGCACATGCTCGAGTACGACATCACCGTGCTGAGCGACTGCTGTTGCGCGGAGAGCGACGCGGACCATGACCTGGCGCTCGACCAGCTCCAGCGCTTCCTGGGCGTGAAGGTGTGCCGGGCGGACCAGGTGCGTACCCGCTCCACGCGGCGCCCACGTCGGCCGCGCGGCGGGCGCGCATGA
- a CDS encoding TIGR03118 family protein: MQTSSSRSLQPRWGEYVLGLSLATAMVFPGVANAQAPGELPNSYTQHNLVSDGAVTADHQDPNLVNPWGLAFNPNGVAWVADNGKGVSTLYDGEGNPQQLVVKIPVPAGVTDTAAPTGLVFSGSDSAFMVTSGAASGPARFIFATEQGLIAAWSPQAAPTDAVTVADRSSANAIYKGLAWANNGSETHLYATDFHNGKIDVFDSKFAPATLSGGFTDPNLPAGFAPFGIQNINGNLYVTYAQQDEEKKDDVKGAGLGYVNVFDANGRFIRRLISKGELNAPWGMALAPASFGRFAGHLLVGNFGDGTIHAYDVVTGKHAGALQDPSGKAVTIDGLWSIAFGNGLQKQPVDALFFTSGPQDEAHGLYGRLEVTPTTSTQLTPLQRP, encoded by the coding sequence ATGCAGACATCGTCGAGTCGTTCACTGCAACCGCGGTGGGGGGAGTATGTGCTGGGCCTGTCGCTCGCCACCGCCATGGTGTTCCCGGGTGTCGCCAACGCCCAGGCGCCAGGAGAGCTGCCCAACTCCTATACCCAGCACAACCTCGTCTCCGATGGAGCCGTGACGGCGGACCACCAGGACCCCAACCTGGTCAATCCCTGGGGGCTCGCCTTCAACCCCAATGGCGTCGCCTGGGTGGCGGACAACGGCAAGGGCGTGTCGACGCTCTATGACGGAGAGGGCAACCCCCAGCAGCTCGTCGTCAAGATTCCCGTCCCAGCGGGCGTCACCGACACGGCGGCGCCCACCGGCCTCGTCTTCAGCGGCTCCGACAGCGCCTTCATGGTCACCAGTGGCGCGGCCAGCGGCCCCGCCCGCTTCATCTTCGCGACGGAGCAGGGGCTGATCGCCGCCTGGTCGCCGCAGGCCGCCCCGACCGACGCCGTCACCGTCGCGGACCGCTCCAGCGCGAACGCCATCTACAAGGGGCTGGCCTGGGCGAACAACGGCTCGGAGACCCACCTCTACGCCACCGACTTCCACAACGGGAAGATCGACGTCTTCGACAGCAAGTTCGCGCCCGCCACGCTCTCTGGCGGCTTCACCGACCCCAACCTGCCCGCGGGCTTCGCGCCCTTCGGCATCCAGAACATCAACGGCAACCTCTACGTGACTTACGCGCAGCAGGACGAGGAGAAGAAGGACGACGTCAAGGGCGCCGGGCTGGGCTACGTCAACGTCTTCGACGCGAACGGTCGCTTCATCCGCCGCCTCATCTCCAAGGGTGAGCTCAACGCGCCCTGGGGCATGGCGCTCGCCCCCGCCAGCTTCGGGCGCTTCGCGGGCCACCTGCTGGTGGGCAACTTCGGGGATGGCACCATCCACGCGTATGACGTCGTGACGGGCAAGCACGCCGGGGCGCTCCAGGACCCCAGCGGGAAGGCGGTCACCATCGACGGCCTGTGGTCCATCGCCTTCGGCAACGGCCTCCAGAAGCAGCCCGTCGACGCCCTGTTCTTCACCTCCGGGCCGCAGGACGAAGCCCATGGCCTCTATGGCCGGCTCGAGGTGACGCCCACCACGAGCACGCAGCTCACGCCGCTGCAGAGGCCCTGA